A stretch of the Corylus avellana chromosome ca6, CavTom2PMs-1.0 genome encodes the following:
- the LOC132185619 gene encoding eukaryotic translation initiation factor 5A-2-like, producing the protein MSDEEHHFESKADAGASKTYPQQAGAIRKSGYIVIKNRPCKVVEVSTSKTGKHGHAKCHFVAIDIFNGKKLEDIVPSSHNCDVPHVNRTDYQLIDISEDGFVSLLTDNGNTKDDLRLPTDDNLLTQIKDGFGEGKDLVVTVMSAMGEEQICALKDIGPKN; encoded by the exons ATGTCGGACGAGGAGCACCACTTCGAGTCCAAGGCCGACGCAGGAGCGTCAAAGACCTACCCTCAACAAGCTGGTGCCATTCGCAAGAGTGGCTACATCGTCATCAAGAACAGGCCTTGCAAG GTTGTAGAAGTTTCCACTTCCAAAACTGGCAAGCATGGACATGCAAAGTGCCACTTCGTGGCAATTGACATATTTAATGGGAAGAAGCTCGAAGATATTGTTCCTTCATCCCACAACTGTGAT GTTCCTCATGTTAATCGTACTGACTATCAGCTCATTGATATCTCCGAAGATGGTTTT GTGAGTCTTCTAACTGATAATGGAAACACAAAGGATGATCTGAGGCTTCCCACCGATGACAATCTGCTCACTCAG ATTAAAGATGGGTTTGGCGAAGGAAAGGACCTTGTGGTGACAGTCATGTCTGCAATGGGAGAGGAACAGATCTGTGCCCTTAAGGACATTGGCCCCAAAAACTAA